A region of the Sphingomonas sp. S2-65 genome:
GGCTCGGGCAAGGGTTCGCCGGAGTTCTGGGTAGCTCGCGTCAAGCCGGGCCGCATCCTGTTCGAGCTGGACGGCGTTCCCGGTCCGCTCGCGGCGGAAGCGTTCGAGCGTGCGGCGATGAAGCTGCCGATCAAGGTCAAGGTCGTGGCGCGTCTCGGCGACACGTCGCACCTGGAGGGTTGATAGAATGACGAAGGCTACCGATCTTCGGGCCCAGACCGACGACCAGCTGAGCGACGAGCTTGGCAACCTGAAGCGCGAGGCATTCAACCTGCGCTTCCAGGCCGCGACCAGCCAGCTTGAGAAGCCGAGCCGGGTCAAGGAAGTCCGTCGGGATATCGCCCGTATCAAGACGCTGCAGTCCGAGCGTTCGCGCTCGGAAGCGAAGTAAGGAAACGAACCATGCCTAAGCGCGTGTTGACGGGGCAGATCGTCTCCGACAAGGGCGAGAAGACGGTGGTCGTGCTGGTGGAGCGTAAGGTCAAGCACCCGCTCTACGGCAAGATCATCCGTCGTTCGAAGAAGTACCATGCCCATGACGAGGGCAACGAGTATAAGGCGGGTGAGACCGTGCGCATCGAAGAGACTGCGCCGATTTCCAAGCTGAAGACCTGGAAGGTGATCGAGCGGGTTAACACCCACGCGACCCCCGAGCGGGCCGACATCGCCTAACCAAGGGCCTAACGGCTTTAACTGGAACCGCCGGGCCAGGTATTCACTGGTCCCGGTAGGCCGAACGAGAAGGAACCGGATCCATGATCCAGATGCAATCCAATCTCGAGGTCGCTGACAACAGCGGCGCGAAGCGGGTGCAGTGCATCAAGGTGCTGGGCGGCTCTAAGCGCCGCTTTGCCGGCGTTGGCGACGTTATCGTCGTCAGCGTGAAGGAGGCCGCACCCCGCGGCCGCGTGAAGAAGGGCGACGTTCACCGCGCTGTGATCGTCCGCACCGCCAAGGACGTCCGTCGTACCGACGGTTCGGTGATCCGCTTCGACGGCAATGCCGCGGTGCTGGTCAACAAGAACGAGGAGCCGATCGGCACTCGTATCTTTGGCCCGGTGGTCCGCGAGCTCCGCTCGAAGGGCTTCATGAAGATCATTTCGCTCGCCCCTGAGGTGCTGTGATGGCTGCTGCCAAGATCAAGAAGGGCGACCAGGTCATCGTCCTGTCCGGTAAGGACAAGGGACGGACCGGTGAGGTCGTCAAGTCGCTGCCCAAGGACGGCAAGGTCGTCGTGTCGGGCATCAACGTGGCGGTTCGCCACAAGAAGCCGAGCCAGACCAACCCGCAGGGTGGCCTGGAGCGTTCGGAAGCGCCGATGAATGTCTCGAAGGTCGCGCACGTGACCGCCGACGGCAAGCCCACGCGCGTCCGCTTCGAAGAGCGCGACGGCAAGAAGGTCCGCGTGGCCGTCAAGACCGGGGATGTCATCAATGGCTGATAGCTACACGCCGCGGATGCGGAAGCTGTACGACGAGACCATCGCCAAGGCGATGACCGAGAAGTTCGGCTAC
Encoded here:
- the rplX gene encoding 50S ribosomal protein L24, encoding MAAAKIKKGDQVIVLSGKDKGRTGEVVKSLPKDGKVVVSGINVAVRHKKPSQTNPQGGLERSEAPMNVSKVAHVTADGKPTRVRFEERDGKKVRVAVKTGDVING
- the rplN gene encoding 50S ribosomal protein L14, producing MIQMQSNLEVADNSGAKRVQCIKVLGGSKRRFAGVGDVIVVSVKEAAPRGRVKKGDVHRAVIVRTAKDVRRTDGSVIRFDGNAAVLVNKNEEPIGTRIFGPVVRELRSKGFMKIISLAPEVL
- the rpsQ gene encoding 30S ribosomal protein S17, which codes for MPKRVLTGQIVSDKGEKTVVVLVERKVKHPLYGKIIRRSKKYHAHDEGNEYKAGETVRIEETAPISKLKTWKVIERVNTHATPERADIA
- the rpmC gene encoding 50S ribosomal protein L29, which produces MTKATDLRAQTDDQLSDELGNLKREAFNLRFQAATSQLEKPSRVKEVRRDIARIKTLQSERSRSEAK